A single genomic interval of Hevea brasiliensis isolate MT/VB/25A 57/8 chromosome 4, ASM3005281v1, whole genome shotgun sequence harbors:
- the LOC110664507 gene encoding uncharacterized protein LOC110664507, producing MGHRRYLPLNHKWRNDNESFDGTRERGLPPKPLSGDDILDQVKNLEGVILTKAPHMKKAISHDGRGDNWNKKSIFFDLPYWRTLLLHHNLDVMHIEKNICDNILGTIMNIKGKTKDGIKTRLDLQALNIRPELHPVQQRNKVVIPPALYSLSTSEKYRLCQFLKQLKVPDGFSSNISLCVNMKESKISGLKSHDCHVLLLHILPLAIRGLLPKVVYEPLVELSLFFTHLGAKSLKVDVLEQLEKQIPITLCKLERIFPPSFFDIMVHLPMHLANEAKIGGPVQYRCMYPIERALYSFKSCIRNRACVEGSIAEAYIANECMTLCSRYLHGIETKFNRMERNYDGGSNKNKGGLSIFSKVGRGLGASKTRDLDTQEWEQAHIYVAWLHKNDSSPMMGALLSLSRGPARYVTSFYGYIVNGYRFHTKYHDQGLRTQNSGVVVIGDIGDEVNNIDYYGVLTEIIQLQYLGGRRVVLFRCNWWDVYDRVRGVKIDEYGGAHPRDSYDIPLEEDIDPVDLNQLGEAYQADESVNLESGETTTADANDQISWKRMDIEPQIIDISLTQKKRKHGS from the exons ATGGGTCATCGACGATATCTTCCTCTTAATCACAAATGGAGAAATGATAACGAATCTTTTGATGGCACAAGGGAGCGAGGGTTACCACCCAAGCCACTTTCAGGAGATGATATACTTGATCAAGTGAAAAATCTTGAAGGGGTCATATTAACTAAGGCTCCTCATATGAAGAAAGCAATCTCACATGATGGTAGGGGAGACAATTGGAATAAAAAGAGTATATTCTTTGACCTTCCATATTGGAGGACCTTATTGCTACATCACAACTTAGATGTCATGCACATTGAAAAGAATATATGCGATAATATACTAGGGACAATCATGAACATAAAGGGAAAAACTAAAGATGGCATCAAAACTCGCCTTGACTTGCAAGCATTAAATATAAGGCCAGAGTTACACCCAGTACAACAGAGGAATAAAGTTGTGATACCTCCAGCATTGTACAGTTTATCTACTTCTGAAAAATACAGGCTTTGCCAATTCTTGAAGCAGTTAAAAGTTCCAGATGGATTTTCATCCAATATTTCTCTTTGTGTAAACATGAAAGAGAGTAAAATCTCAGGATTAAAGAGTCATGATTGTCACGTTCTTCTATTACATATACTTCCTCTTGCAATACGTGGTTTACTTCCTAAAGTAGTATATGAACCACTTGTTGAGCTGTCATTGTTCTTCACTCATTTAGGAGCAAAGTCATTAAAGGTAGATGTATTGGAGCAATTAGAAAAGCAAATCCCTATAACTCTTTGCAAGCTAGAAAGGATCTTTCCACCTTCATTCTTTGACATTATGGTGCATTTGCCTATGCATTTGGCTAATGAGGCTAAAATTGGTGGACCAGTACAATATCGTTGCATGTACCCAATAGAACGAGCATTATATTCATTTAAGTCATGTATTCGTAATAGAGCTTGTGTAGAGGGTTCAATTGCAGAGGCATACATTGCAAATGAGTGCATGACTCTTTGCTCAAGGTACTTGCATGGCATTGAGACAAAGTTCAATCGAATGGAGCGCAACTATGATGGTGGcagtaataaaaataaaggagGCTTATCAATTTTCTCCAAAGTAGGACGAGGATTAGGTGCTAGTAAAACTCGTGATCTTGATACACAGGAGTGGGAGCAAGCTCATAtttat GTTGCGTGGTTGCATAAAAATGACTCAAGTCCAATGATGGGAGCCCTACTCTCATTATCACGCGGTCCTGCTCGATATGTGACATCTTTTTATGGTTACAttgtcaatgggtataggtttcaTACTAAATATCATGACCAAGGTTTGAGGACACAAAATAGTGGAGTTGTTGTAATTGGAGATATTGGTGATGAAGTTAACAACATAGATTACTACGGTGTCTTAACTGAGATTATTCAATTGCAATATCTTGGAGGAAGACGTGTGGTGTTATTTCGTTGTAATTGGTGGGATGTTTATGATCGAGTGAGGGGGGTTAAGATTGATGAATATGGGGGG GCACATCCTCGAGATTCTTATGACATCCCATTAGAAGAAGACATTGACCCCGTTGACTTGAATCAATTAGGTGAAGCATATCAAGCTGATGAATCTGTCAATCTTGAATCTGGAGAAACAACTACAGCTGATGCAAATGACCAAATTAGTTGGAAGAGGATGGATATAGAGCCACAAATAATTGATATATCTTTAACACAGAAGAAAAGAAAACATGGATCAtga
- the LOC131179454 gene encoding uncharacterized protein LOC131179454 has protein sequence MAPSKGWMDLVDYAFKKTGRRGEIRCPCVKCSNTYSATREVVGTHLKVYGIIRNYTFWYHHGERVGESESNLESVEQSEDEPSNEMHDILRDLYPEFCGQDTNDMDTDIFACDIHKEEPNEEANKFYRLLRDFEQPLYQGSKSSKLSCLVKLLHIKSLGRWSNESFTMLLQLLKDELLPQGSNLPQSYYDAKKVIQDLGLSYKKIDACVNNCMLYWKEDERLDFCKICGYSRWKTDKYNGEDKVKTNGKRIPKKILSYFPLKPRLQRLFMSTKTASLMRWHKDKRVDDGVMRHPADSMAWISFDKLHPNFASDSRNVRLGLASDGFQPFANSKMPYSVWPVLLIPYNLPPWMCMKQSNFILSMLIPGPEGPGDAIDIYLQPLVEELRELWEPALIHLMHMHNVISSYMRLLWTINDFLHMRTYRVGVLRESWLVLVVIRTPVG, from the exons ATGGCTCCTAGTAAAGGATGGATGGATCTTGTTG ACTATGCTTTTAAGAAGACTGGGAGGCGTGGGGAAATACGTTGTCCATGTGTCAAGTGTAGTAACACGTATTCCGCCACACGAGAAGTGGTAGGGACACATCTCAAGGTGTATGGAATAATACGTAATTATACATTTTGGTATCACCATGGAGAAAGGGTAGGTGAATCTGAATCTAATTTAGAAAGTGTTGAACAAAGTGAAGATGAGCCTAGCAATGAGATGCATGACATTTTAAGGGATTTATATCCAGAGTTTTGTGGTCAAGATACAAATGATATGGATACGGATATCTTCGCTTGTGATATTCATAAAGAGGAACCGAATGAGGAAGCGAATAAATTCTATAGGTTACTAAGAGATTTTGAGCAACCATTATACCAAGGTTCTAAGAGCTCAAAGTTATCTTGCTTAGTCAAATTGCTCCATATCAAGAGCCTTGGTCGATGGAGTAATGAGTCATTTACTATGTTGTTGCAATTATTGAAAGATGAATTATTACCTCAAGGATCTAATTTGCCACAATCATATTATGATGCAAAGAAAGTAATTCAAGATCTTGGTCTCTCATACAAAAAAATTGATGCATGTGTAAATAATTGCATGTTATATTGGAAAGAGGATGAGAGGCTAGATTTTTGTAAGATTTGCGGCTATTCTAGATGGAAGACTGATAAATATAATGGGGAAGACAAGGTTAAAACCAATGGGAAGAGAATACCAAAAAAAATTCTGAGTTACTTTCCACTAAAGCCAAGACTTCAAAGATTGTTTATGTCCACAAAGACAGCGTCTTTGATGAGATGGCATAAAGATAAGAGGGTAGATGATGGAGTGATGAGACACCCTGCTGATTCAATGGCATGGATTTCCTTTGACAAACTACATCCAAATTTTGCCTCAGACTCTCGCAATGTGAGACTAGGCCTTGCTAGTGATGGATTTCAACCTTTTGCCAATTCAAAAATGCCATATAGTGTTTGGCCAGTTTTACTCATTCCATACAATTTGCCACCTTGGATGTGTATGAAacaatcaaattttattttatcaatgcTTATTCCAGGTCCTGAGGGTCCCGGAGATGCAATTGATATCTATCTTCAACCTTTAGTAGAAGAACTAAGAGAGTTATGGGAACCGGCATTGATACATTTGATGCATATGCACAATGTAATTTCAAGTTACATGCGCTTACTATGGACTATCAATGATTTCCTGCATATGCGAACTTATCGAGTTGGAGTACTAAGGGAAAGTTGGCTTGTCCTTGTTGTAATAAGGACACCTGTTGGATGA